One part of the Entelurus aequoreus isolate RoL-2023_Sb linkage group LG05, RoL_Eaeq_v1.1, whole genome shotgun sequence genome encodes these proteins:
- the LOC133650696 gene encoding enkurin-like, whose protein sequence is MAGELYPQESIHNFIEKKVIIERPERYVSKFRPVVIEECRPTNYMKTMGPTRVEVPIPTNYLKKHSKEPQLPEIKQHVRINCTCPTKKPAVPSGPFLPPVSIPIKRKTTTPKGTKQSPCVVDTNKGHKEIHNRNSGLVPVYIRKKDYGEVPNYLMRRKAKHQKALEEYNINLKRQEEHETMKYLSDKECQAIIEDLKKKYNELNVEYQRLPFIIDTPSMKTRKVRLEVEMKQLEDDIKLLDRLESICKNK, encoded by the exons ATGGCTGGAGAACTGTACCCGCAAGAGTCCATTCATAATTTCATTGAAAAGAAAGTTATCATCGAGAGGCCAGAAAG GTATGTGTCCAAGTTCAGGCCGGTAGTTATAGAAGAATGCAGGCCAACAAATTACATGAAAACCATGGGGCCAACCAGAGTGGAGGTGCCAATCCCAACTAATTACCTAAAAAAGCACTCAAAAGAACCTCAACTACCTGAGA TAAAACAACATGTCAGGATTAATTGCACCTGTCCCACCAAAAAACCAGCCGTCCCTTCTGGGCCATTTCTACCACCTGTTAGCATCCCAATCAAGAGGAAGACAACCACGCCGAAGGGGACCAAACAGTCTCCGTGTGTTGTTGACACAAACAAAGGACATAAGGAGATTCATAATAGAAACTCGGGACTTGTCCCTGTGTACATAAGGAAAAAG GATTATGGAGAGGTACCAAATTATTTGATGCGACGTAAAGCAAAGCATCAAAAGGCGCTGGAGGAATACAACATTAATTTGAAGAGGCAGGAAGAACACGAAACTATGAAATACCTTTCAGACAAGGAGTGTCAAGCCATCATTGAG GACCTAAAGAAGAAATACAATGAGCTGAATGTCGAGTACCAGCGCCTCCCATTTATAATTGACACCCCATCAATGAAAACACGTAAAGTACGCTTGGAGGTGGAAATGAAGCAGCTGGAAGACGACATTAAACTCCTTGACAGGTTGGAGTCCATCTGCAAAAACAAATAG